In Candidatus Methylomirabilis tolerans, a single window of DNA contains:
- a CDS encoding 6-phosphofructokinase, protein MKTLGILVGGGPAPGINGVIAAAAIEARNRGVRVLGFYDGFKWLAQGDMSHVMEIEIDEVSRIHFEGGSILRTSRENPAKSPDTLRHVVETLDKLEVSYLLTIGGDDTAFAACRLSEVMKDRIAIAHVPKTIDNDLPLPQEVATFGFTTACNLGKDIVQNLMEDAVTTNRWFFVTVMGRRAGHLALGIGGAAGATLTVIGEEFPEPRISLQTLVDILEGAMIKRRASGKGHGVVILSEGLADKLDPTDFGSVERDSYGNLRLSELVLGRVLKERVAESLRARGIDVTIVAKDLGYELRCAPPGALDIQYCRSLGYWATRFLLDGQTEAMVTIQGGKMVPIPFREMLDHRTGKIRVRYVDIKSESYQTLRAYMIRLEPQDFEMPGQIEALAQSGKLDRTEFVKRFSYLGD, encoded by the coding sequence ATGAAGACGCTTGGCATATTGGTCGGAGGCGGACCCGCGCCAGGCATTAATGGCGTGATCGCTGCTGCGGCCATAGAGGCACGTAACCGTGGGGTGCGTGTGCTCGGTTTCTACGATGGGTTTAAGTGGCTTGCACAAGGCGACATGAGCCACGTGATGGAGATCGAAATCGATGAGGTATCCCGGATCCATTTCGAAGGGGGTTCCATTCTTCGAACATCCAGAGAGAATCCGGCCAAATCTCCGGATACGCTCCGACACGTAGTCGAGACGCTTGATAAATTGGAGGTATCGTATCTGTTGACGATCGGGGGTGATGACACCGCCTTCGCGGCGTGTCGGCTGTCGGAGGTCATGAAGGATCGGATTGCCATCGCGCATGTACCGAAGACGATCGATAACGACCTCCCGCTCCCACAAGAGGTGGCGACATTCGGCTTTACGACCGCCTGTAACCTGGGCAAAGATATCGTTCAGAACCTGATGGAGGACGCAGTCACAACGAACCGGTGGTTCTTCGTCACCGTGATGGGGCGACGGGCAGGCCATCTGGCGCTCGGCATTGGAGGCGCCGCCGGTGCCACATTAACGGTCATTGGGGAAGAGTTTCCAGAGCCGAGAATCTCCCTTCAGACGCTGGTCGACATCCTGGAAGGAGCAATGATCAAGCGGCGCGCCTCAGGAAAGGGGCATGGGGTGGTAATTCTGAGCGAAGGGCTGGCCGATAAACTTGATCCTACTGATTTCGGCTCGGTTGAACGGGATAGTTATGGGAATCTCCGTCTTTCGGAGCTTGTGTTAGGACGTGTACTGAAAGAGCGGGTTGCTGAAAGCCTTCGGGCACGAGGTATCGATGTGACGATTGTGGCCAAGGATCTCGGCTATGAGCTCCGCTGCGCTCCACCCGGTGCGCTGGATATCCAGTATTGTCGTAGTCTCGGCTATTGGGCCACCCGTTTTCTGTTGGACGGTCAGACGGAGGCCATGGTGACCATCCAGGGAGGAAAGATGGTCCCGATTCCGTTTCGAGAGATGTTGGATCATCGAACAGGGAAGATCCGCGTTCGTTACGTCGATATCAAATCCGAGTCGTATCAGACACTGCGGGCGTATATGATCCGTCTGGAACCTCAGGACTTTGAGATGCCGGGGCAGATCGAGGCGCTCGCGCAGAGTGGGAAATTAGACCGGACTGAATTCGTCAAGCGATTTAGTTATCTCGGCGATTGA
- the folE gene encoding GTP cyclohydrolase I FolE, protein MIERLVRDLLKEVGEDPDREGLVKTPERVERMFAFLTSGYDKQVNDVLNEAVFQDNYDEIVLVKDIDFFSLCEHHLLPFFGKCHVGYLPDGKIVGLSKLVRLVEMYSRRLQVQERLTSQIANALLEALRPKGVAVVMEAQHLCMMMRGVEKQNSKAVTSSMHGVFRERIESRNEFMQLIRSHAT, encoded by the coding sequence ATGATTGAGCGGTTGGTCAGAGATCTACTAAAGGAGGTCGGCGAGGATCCCGATCGGGAAGGATTGGTCAAGACCCCGGAGCGGGTAGAGCGGATGTTCGCCTTCCTCACATCCGGTTACGACAAACAGGTTAATGACGTTCTGAACGAAGCGGTCTTCCAAGACAACTATGACGAGATCGTCCTGGTCAAGGACATCGACTTCTTCTCCCTCTGCGAGCATCATCTGCTCCCATTTTTCGGCAAGTGCCACGTCGGTTATCTACCGGACGGCAAGATCGTCGGGTTGAGCAAGCTGGTTCGGCTGGTCGAGATGTACAGTCGCCGACTCCAGGTGCAGGAGCGTCTGACCTCCCAGATCGCCAACGCGCTCCTGGAGGCCCTGCGGCCAAAGGGGGTGGCTGTCGTCATGGAAGCCCAACACCTCTGCATGATGATGCGCGGCGTAGAGAAACAGAATAGTAAGGCTGTGACCTCATCGATGCACGGGGTCTTCCGAGAGCGGATCGAGAGCCGAAACGAGTTCATGCAGTTGATCCGGTCGCACGCGACATAA